A DNA window from Chryseobacterium sp. MEBOG06 contains the following coding sequences:
- a CDS encoding DUF6048 family protein, which produces MKTRLIFTLFFSLLGIISWAQDKKGEEKKEHTKYEPNFMVGLDALNTGMGFFSDRKLYQGFISSKIRGNVHAVAEAGFEKNIYQKNGYDAKVNGPFVKLGGFYMLAKDAENEFNGFYAGGKVAGSFYKQEYMAVPVRGFGGSSSSETFPSSSQSSFWLEGTLGGRVQLFTSNFYIDVNLQPRYLMYTSKQDDIYPMIVPGFGKSSSKFNMGFAWNIAYKF; this is translated from the coding sequence ATGAAGACAAGACTAATCTTTACCTTGTTTTTTAGTTTATTAGGAATAATAAGCTGGGCACAGGATAAAAAAGGAGAAGAAAAAAAGGAGCATACTAAATATGAACCCAATTTTATGGTTGGTCTTGATGCCTTGAATACAGGGATGGGATTTTTCTCAGACAGAAAGCTGTATCAGGGATTCATCTCTTCAAAAATTAGAGGAAATGTTCATGCTGTCGCAGAAGCAGGTTTCGAGAAGAATATATATCAGAAGAATGGTTATGATGCCAAAGTAAATGGTCCCTTTGTAAAATTGGGGGGATTCTATATGTTGGCAAAAGATGCAGAAAATGAATTCAACGGTTTTTATGCGGGAGGAAAAGTGGCTGGATCATTCTATAAGCAGGAATATATGGCAGTGCCTGTTCGTGGATTTGGAGGAAGTAGTTCTTCTGAAACTTTTCCCTCATCATCTCAGTCATCTTTTTGGCTGGAAGGCACATTGGGAGGAAGAGTGCAGTTGTTTACTTCCAATTTCTATATTGATGTGAATCTCCAGCCGAGATATTTGATGTATACATCCAAGCAGGATGATATCTATCCGATGATTGTACCAGGCTTTGGGAAAAGCTCTTCAAAGTTCAATATGGGATTTGCATGGAATATTGCGTATAAATTTTAG
- the rlmD gene encoding 23S rRNA (uracil(1939)-C(5))-methyltransferase RlmD, protein MRKKKDIILENIKLLNAGAKGVAIGKTEDGKTVLVSGAIPGDIVNVRVKKAKAKYYEGVAEDVLVKSPFRVEAKCIHFGTCGGCKWQNMSYEKQLDFKQEEVYNNIKRIGGIDDFETVPILGSKEQYFYRNKMEFSFSNARWLTQYEISSEENFGSKDALGFHIPGMWSKILDLKECFLQEDPSNAIRLAVKEYSVNNGLDFFDVRNHAGFLRTLMMRQNSKGEWMVLFQLYREEKENREKLFEFLLEKFPEIKTLVYAINPKSNDSIYDLNINVYFGEGYLMEEMDGLKFKIGPKSFFQTNYKQALELYRKTLEFADLKGDEVVYDLYTGTGTIAQYVARNAKQVIGIESVQEAIDAAIEHAELNGLTNTTFYCGDMKNVFNDEFLENHPKADVLITDPPRDGMHQKVVEQILKLAPEKVVYVSCNSATQARDLALMKEHYTLVKILPVDMFPQTHHVENIALLVKK, encoded by the coding sequence ATGAGAAAGAAGAAAGATATTATTCTTGAAAATATTAAGCTGTTAAATGCCGGAGCAAAAGGAGTCGCTATTGGTAAAACGGAAGACGGTAAAACAGTATTGGTTTCAGGAGCCATTCCTGGGGATATTGTAAATGTCAGAGTGAAAAAAGCTAAAGCCAAATATTATGAAGGAGTAGCAGAAGATGTTTTGGTAAAGTCTCCTTTTAGAGTAGAGGCTAAATGTATTCATTTTGGCACTTGTGGAGGATGTAAGTGGCAGAATATGAGTTATGAAAAGCAACTTGACTTTAAACAGGAAGAAGTATATAATAATATCAAAAGAATCGGAGGTATTGATGATTTTGAAACCGTACCCATTTTAGGTTCTAAAGAGCAGTATTTTTATAGAAATAAAATGGAGTTCTCTTTCTCCAATGCAAGATGGCTTACCCAGTATGAAATCAGTTCCGAAGAAAACTTTGGGAGTAAAGATGCTTTAGGATTTCATATTCCGGGAATGTGGAGTAAGATTCTTGATCTTAAAGAATGTTTCCTTCAGGAAGATCCTTCCAATGCAATAAGACTGGCTGTAAAAGAATATAGCGTTAACAACGGACTTGATTTCTTTGATGTGAGAAACCATGCAGGGTTTTTAAGAACCCTAATGATGAGACAGAATTCTAAAGGTGAATGGATGGTACTTTTCCAGCTTTACAGAGAAGAGAAAGAAAACAGAGAGAAACTTTTTGAATTCCTGTTGGAGAAATTTCCGGAGATCAAAACATTGGTATATGCTATCAATCCAAAATCTAACGACTCTATCTACGATCTGAACATCAATGTTTACTTTGGAGAAGGATACCTGATGGAAGAAATGGATGGCCTTAAATTTAAAATAGGACCTAAATCTTTCTTTCAAACCAATTATAAACAAGCTCTGGAATTGTATAGAAAAACGTTGGAGTTTGCAGATCTGAAAGGAGATGAAGTAGTATATGACCTTTATACAGGAACCGGAACCATTGCACAGTATGTGGCTAGAAATGCAAAACAGGTAATAGGAATAGAATCTGTACAGGAAGCAATAGATGCTGCCATTGAGCATGCTGAATTAAACGGTCTTACCAATACAACGTTCTATTGTGGAGATATGAAAAATGTCTTTAATGATGAGTTCTTAGAAAATCATCCAAAGGCAGACGTCTTAATCACTGACCCTCCAAGAGATGGAATGCATCAGAAAGTAGTAGAACAGATTTTAAAACTGGCACCGGAAAAAGTGGTATATGTAAGTTGTAATTCTGCTACACAGGCAAGAGATCTTGCATTAATGAAAGAACATTATACGCTGGTTAAAATATTACCTGTAGATATGTTTCCTCAGACCCACCATGTAGAGAACATTGCGTTATTGGTGAAAAAATAA
- a CDS encoding TlpA family protein disulfide reductase, whose amino-acid sequence MKKYLLLFIIAIFVMSCSKKVEVKGKITGSSPLERIEFVEASGVGTLPLINIGLDKDGNFSGSFEAPKDGMYVINYANKQNLIYLEGGQKVNISGNAMTFPNEYVITGDAKKNNDFLTASQKFLGEYGTKVNLGALMSGDEAAFVKGMQKVEADINKNIDDLAQKNNPSKGLLAWKKNDAKVTILNLLANYEMSHGPMSGNPSYKASKAFKDYETKLDDDKDAMVKAIPLYRQYLLVKMTPDFQKYAEANSKGKTGITTSEMFAQYLKTKKDLSQTAKDYLLAFVMAQADIHPTTPAANIDKIKKIIDTDIKDATIKSDLLKMQVAITGLKIGDAAPEAPLVKQDGKAYNLSENKGKPYMLFFYASWNPYIGEATVPVLKEVVNFYKSKMNFVFVNVDDTKDQFIKTSNSLLKGIQGVNVYGEKGMESEIAKKYGVYGFKLPCFVIVDKDGKIASRSFVNLGEQELVVILDKLTGLSAPKVEPNMQQMPQQLQIDPSAQQQAPQPANPQPAKAK is encoded by the coding sequence ATGAAAAAATATCTTTTATTGTTTATCATCGCGATTTTCGTGATGTCTTGTTCAAAAAAAGTAGAGGTAAAAGGAAAAATTACTGGAAGTTCACCATTAGAAAGAATTGAATTTGTTGAAGCTTCAGGAGTAGGAACCTTGCCTTTGATTAATATAGGCTTAGATAAAGACGGCAACTTTTCAGGAAGCTTTGAAGCTCCAAAAGATGGTATGTACGTGATCAATTATGCAAACAAGCAAAACCTTATCTACCTTGAAGGAGGTCAAAAGGTTAATATTTCCGGAAATGCAATGACTTTTCCTAATGAATACGTGATTACCGGAGATGCTAAAAAGAATAATGATTTCCTTACAGCAAGTCAGAAGTTTCTGGGAGAATATGGTACTAAAGTTAATTTAGGAGCATTAATGAGCGGAGACGAGGCAGCATTTGTAAAAGGAATGCAAAAAGTGGAAGCTGACATTAATAAGAATATAGATGACCTTGCTCAGAAAAATAACCCTAGCAAAGGACTTTTAGCATGGAAAAAGAACGATGCTAAAGTAACTATTCTGAACCTGCTTGCTAACTATGAAATGTCACATGGTCCAATGTCTGGAAACCCATCTTACAAAGCTTCTAAAGCTTTTAAAGATTATGAAACAAAACTGGATGATGACAAAGATGCAATGGTTAAAGCTATTCCTCTTTACAGACAGTACCTGCTTGTAAAAATGACTCCCGATTTTCAAAAATACGCGGAAGCTAACAGCAAAGGGAAAACAGGAATTACCACTTCAGAGATGTTTGCTCAGTATTTGAAAACTAAGAAAGATCTGTCACAAACTGCAAAAGACTATCTTTTGGCATTTGTAATGGCTCAGGCTGATATTCACCCAACAACTCCTGCAGCGAACATTGATAAAATTAAAAAAATCATTGATACAGATATTAAAGATGCTACCATTAAAAGTGACTTGTTAAAAATGCAGGTAGCTATTACAGGACTTAAAATTGGAGATGCAGCTCCTGAAGCACCTTTGGTAAAACAAGATGGAAAGGCGTATAACCTTTCTGAAAACAAAGGGAAGCCTTATATGTTATTCTTCTACGCTTCATGGAATCCTTATATTGGTGAAGCTACAGTACCTGTTTTAAAAGAAGTAGTTAACTTCTATAAATCTAAAATGAACTTTGTATTCGTAAATGTTGACGATACTAAAGATCAGTTCATCAAAACAAGTAATTCTTTACTGAAAGGAATTCAGGGAGTAAACGTATATGGTGAAAAAGGAATGGAATCTGAGATTGCTAAGAAATATGGTGTTTACGGATTTAAATTACCTTGCTTTGTAATCGTTGATAAAGACGGGAAGATTGCCAGCAGATCTTTTGTGAACTTAGGTGAGCAGGAATTGGTGGTTATCCTTGATAAATTAACCGGTCTTTCAGCGCCAAAAGTAGAGCCGAATATGCAGCAGATGCCACAGCAATTGCAAATTGATCCTTCTGCACAACAGCAGGCTCCACAGCCAGCAAATCCTCAACCTGCTAAAGCAAAATAA
- a CDS encoding succinate dehydrogenase/fumarate reductase iron-sulfur subunit has translation MSAKKGLHLTLKIWRQKNSKTKGQFETYKISDVSTDSSFLEMLDILNENIINEGKEPIAFDHDCREGICGMCSLYINGRAHGPDTGITTCQLHMRMFKDGETIVIEPWRSAAFPVIKDLMVDRSAFDRVMAAGGFISVNTSGNTLDANAIPVPKEDADKAMDAAACIGCGACVATCKNGSAMLFVGAKVSQFALLPQGRVEAKRRVLNMVKAMDEEGFGNCSNTGACEIECPKGISLENIARMNREYMAALVDQG, from the coding sequence ATGAGTGCAAAAAAAGGCCTTCATCTTACCCTAAAAATTTGGAGACAAAAAAATAGCAAAACTAAAGGTCAGTTCGAGACCTACAAAATATCAGATGTTTCTACAGATTCTTCTTTCTTAGAGATGTTAGATATTTTGAACGAAAATATTATTAACGAGGGAAAGGAACCTATCGCTTTCGATCACGACTGTCGTGAAGGAATCTGCGGAATGTGTTCTCTTTACATCAATGGTAGAGCACACGGCCCGGATACAGGTATTACAACTTGTCAGCTTCACATGAGAATGTTCAAAGACGGTGAAACTATCGTTATTGAACCTTGGAGAAGTGCTGCTTTCCCTGTTATTAAAGACTTAATGGTAGACAGAAGCGCATTCGACAGAGTAATGGCTGCAGGAGGTTTTATTTCTGTAAATACTTCTGGTAATACGCTGGATGCTAACGCAATTCCAGTTCCTAAAGAAGATGCAGACAAGGCAATGGATGCTGCTGCTTGTATCGGATGTGGAGCTTGTGTAGCGACGTGTAAAAACGGATCTGCAATGCTATTTGTGGGAGCAAAAGTTTCTCAGTTTGCTTTACTTCCTCAAGGTAGAGTAGAAGCTAAGAGAAGAGTTCTGAACATGGTGAAAGCTATGGACGAAGAAGGATTCGGAAACTGTTCAAATACTGGAGCATGTGAAATTGAATGTCCTAAAGGTATTTCTCTTGAGAATATCGCAAGAATGAACAGAGAGTACATGGCTGCTCTTGTAGATCAAGGATAG
- a CDS encoding fumarate reductase/succinate dehydrogenase flavoprotein subunit, producing the protein MSKLDSRIPAGPLKDKWKNHKDHMNLVAPNNRDKIDIIVVGTGLAGGSAAATLAEQGYNVKAFCYQDSPRRAHSIAAQGGINAAKNYQGDGDSTYRLFYDTIKGGDYRAREANVYRLAEVSANIIDQCVSQGVPFGRDYGGQLDNRSFGGVQVKRTFYAKGQTGQQLLLGAYSSMSRQIGKGRIKMYNRHEMMELVIVDGKARGIIARNLVTGEIERHSAHAVVIASGGYGNVYFLSTNAMGSNVSAAWKIHKKGAYFANPCYVQIHPTCIPVHGTQQSKLTLMSESLRNSGRIWVPKKIEDSVAIREGKLRPENIKEEDRDYYLERRYPAFGNLVPRDVASRAGKERCDAGFGIENNETKEGVYLDFSTEIIKKGKEAAIEKHIHNPTDQQIYDLGKAWIEEKYGNLFVMYEKITADDPYKTPMKIYPAVHYTMGGVWVDYNLQSTIPGCFVIGEANFSDHGANRLGASALMQGLADGYFVLPYTIADYLSADIRTGTIPTNSEDFDKAEKEIKDKVDFFLNNKGTYSVDHFHKKLGHIMWNKVGMGRTPEGLKEAIAEIAQVKKEFWADVKVPGDADGMNTELEKAFRVADFIELGQLMAIDALHRNESCGGHFREDHATSEGEAERDDVNFKYVGAWEYQTDDITTEVLHKEDLIYENIEVKARSYK; encoded by the coding sequence ATGAGTAAATTAGATTCAAGAATTCCGGCGGGTCCTCTTAAAGACAAGTGGAAAAATCATAAAGACCATATGAACCTTGTTGCACCAAACAACAGAGATAAGATTGATATTATTGTTGTTGGTACAGGTTTAGCAGGTGGTTCTGCTGCTGCAACTTTAGCAGAGCAGGGATATAATGTAAAAGCATTTTGCTACCAGGATTCTCCAAGAAGAGCGCACTCTATTGCGGCTCAAGGAGGGATCAACGCAGCTAAAAATTACCAAGGAGACGGTGACTCTACTTACAGATTGTTCTACGATACCATCAAAGGTGGTGACTATAGAGCAAGAGAGGCCAACGTTTACAGATTAGCTGAAGTTTCTGCTAACATTATTGACCAGTGTGTTTCACAGGGGGTTCCTTTTGGAAGAGATTACGGCGGTCAGCTAGACAACCGTTCATTTGGAGGAGTTCAGGTAAAAAGAACGTTCTATGCTAAAGGACAAACAGGTCAGCAGTTATTATTAGGTGCATATTCTTCAATGAGCCGTCAGATCGGTAAGGGTAGAATTAAAATGTACAACCGTCACGAAATGATGGAATTGGTAATTGTAGATGGAAAAGCAAGAGGAATCATCGCAAGAAACCTGGTAACAGGTGAAATCGAAAGACATTCTGCTCACGCTGTTGTTATTGCTTCTGGAGGTTATGGAAACGTATATTTCCTTTCTACCAACGCAATGGGTTCAAACGTTTCTGCAGCTTGGAAAATCCACAAAAAAGGAGCGTATTTTGCAAACCCTTGTTACGTACAGATTCACCCGACTTGTATTCCGGTTCACGGAACGCAGCAGTCTAAACTGACTTTGATGTCTGAATCATTAAGAAACTCAGGAAGAATTTGGGTTCCTAAGAAAATTGAAGACTCAGTTGCGATCAGAGAAGGTAAATTAAGACCTGAAAATATTAAAGAAGAAGATAGAGATTATTATTTAGAGAGAAGATATCCTGCATTCGGAAACTTAGTGCCTAGAGACGTTGCATCTAGAGCGGGTAAAGAAAGATGTGATGCTGGATTCGGAATCGAGAATAATGAAACGAAAGAAGGTGTTTACTTAGATTTCTCTACAGAAATCATTAAAAAAGGTAAAGAAGCCGCTATCGAAAAACATATTCACAATCCTACAGATCAGCAGATCTATGATTTAGGAAAAGCTTGGATCGAGGAGAAATACGGTAACTTATTCGTAATGTACGAAAAGATTACTGCTGATGATCCTTATAAGACTCCAATGAAGATTTATCCTGCAGTTCACTATACAATGGGTGGTGTATGGGTTGATTATAATCTTCAGTCTACAATTCCAGGATGTTTCGTAATTGGTGAAGCTAATTTCTCTGATCACGGAGCAAACAGATTGGGAGCTTCTGCTTTGATGCAAGGTTTGGCAGACGGATATTTCGTACTTCCTTACACGATTGCAGATTACCTTTCAGCGGATATCAGAACAGGTACAATTCCTACAAACTCTGAAGATTTTGATAAAGCTGAAAAAGAAATTAAAGATAAAGTTGATTTCTTCTTAAATAATAAAGGAACTTATTCAGTAGATCATTTCCACAAAAAATTAGGACACATCATGTGGAATAAGGTAGGAATGGGAAGAACTCCTGAAGGTTTGAAAGAAGCTATTGCTGAAATTGCTCAGGTGAAAAAAGAATTCTGGGCAGACGTGAAAGTTCCTGGTGATGCCGATGGAATGAACACTGAGCTTGAAAAAGCATTCAGAGTGGCAGATTTTATTGAGCTTGGACAATTGATGGCTATCGATGCTTTACACAGAAACGAATCTTGTGGTGGACACTTCAGAGAAGATCATGCTACTTCAGAAGGTGAGGCAGAAAGAGATGATGTTAACTTTAAATATGTTGGAGCTTGGGAATATCAAACAGATGATATCACAACAGAAGTTCTGCATAAAGAAGACTTGATCTACGAAAACATTGAAGTTAAAGCAAGAAGTTACAAATAA
- a CDS encoding succinate dehydrogenase cytochrome b subunit has protein sequence MAGLTSSTIGRKYAMALSAMFLLIFLILHLTTNLLSVLNKDAFNTASDFMGYNPFVQFLMQPILGFAVIFHFAMGFVLEIKNNKARPVKYASNNASVNSSWMSRNMIISGAVVLAFLALHLYDFWLHEINYKYVEGLAPDAERFWPELHEKFADLWRVALYVISFVLLGLHLAHGFQSSFQSVGARHPKYTPVIKAFGKWYSILIPAGFIIVAVFHFVTQ, from the coding sequence ATGGCAGGTTTAACGAGTTCTACGATAGGTAGAAAATACGCTATGGCATTATCAGCTATGTTTTTGCTGATTTTTCTTATACTGCATTTGACAACCAATTTGTTATCAGTTCTAAACAAGGATGCATTTAATACAGCATCTGACTTTATGGGCTATAATCCTTTTGTGCAGTTCTTAATGCAGCCTATTCTTGGCTTTGCAGTAATATTCCATTTTGCGATGGGATTTGTACTTGAAATCAAGAATAACAAAGCGCGTCCGGTAAAGTACGCATCAAACAACGCGTCTGTGAATTCTTCATGGATGTCCAGAAATATGATTATTTCCGGAGCTGTTGTGTTGGCTTTCCTGGCGCTTCATTTATATGATTTCTGGTTACATGAAATTAATTACAAGTATGTAGAAGGGCTGGCTCCTGATGCAGAACGTTTCTGGCCGGAACTTCATGAGAAGTTTGCTGACCTTTGGAGAGTGGCTTTATATGTGATCTCTTTTGTTCTATTGGGATTACACTTAGCTCATGGCTTTCAGTCTTCGTTCCAGTCAGTTGGAGCAAGACATCCAAAATATACGCCGGTAATTAAGGCTTTTGGGAAATGGTATTCAATCCTTATTCCTGCAGGATTTATCATCGTTGCAGTTTTTCATTTTGTAACTCAATAA
- a CDS encoding ComEC/Rec2 family competence protein: MELNKQPLLILVICFILGILFQDKFLLEDGRVYFVIIASLVILLALLFHSYFLHKTKALILGTLFFCAGIILHFFNADPAELKPFGKEKRVVVFMITQKLNSTEKYKKYEGIAQLENKSIKSVFYLPKNSKDLDFVHYYKSEVFITKPYSPQYDFQFDYSKYLKRKNIQYQIYLSKEILSAGRNDLNISDKIRQQRFEVLKKIDEVKISATTREFLKGIILADRTEMDADTIQDFNKSGLVHFLAISGTHIVVIFGMVYFLMIRLVPLRFRSYTVIFSLLFIWLFSGFIGFGNSVLRSCIMLSVYFIYVLLQRKPDMLHSLALSAFIILILDTQQLFEVGFQLSFIAVLGIFWLNKPLLDHFPKQDTYLKKLVFNTITISLSAQLATLPLVLYYFHQFSFISIIANFIVVPFSEVIIVFSFLMTTLIAIGFDFELINILYDFIIQILLKVIHEFADVDKFFFDDISVNLVEVLLASIIVYLLRPAVHKFDFRNTMNLIMAVLMFFTVRAGYCAVENQKEEILLHDSGRNKVLSVKTGGKVCFWISDMADRDKILRFIVKPYCSSRRVDRFIIKPLPGSVQKVVFKDQIYDIK; this comes from the coding sequence GTAATTTTACTTGCATTGCTTTTTCATTCTTATTTTTTGCATAAAACAAAAGCACTTATTCTGGGAACCCTGTTCTTTTGTGCAGGAATTATTCTTCATTTCTTTAATGCAGACCCGGCAGAGCTTAAACCGTTCGGTAAGGAAAAAAGAGTTGTTGTTTTTATGATTACTCAAAAATTAAACTCGACTGAAAAGTATAAGAAATATGAAGGTATAGCACAGCTGGAAAACAAAAGTATTAAATCAGTTTTTTATCTTCCCAAGAATAGCAAAGACCTGGATTTTGTCCACTATTACAAGTCTGAAGTTTTCATTACAAAGCCTTATTCTCCACAATATGATTTCCAGTTTGATTACTCCAAATATCTGAAGCGAAAAAATATTCAGTATCAGATTTATCTTTCAAAAGAAATTTTATCTGCAGGACGGAATGATTTGAATATTTCAGATAAGATCCGGCAGCAGAGGTTTGAAGTTCTTAAGAAAATTGATGAGGTGAAAATTTCTGCTACAACCAGAGAGTTTTTAAAAGGAATTATTTTGGCAGACAGAACTGAGATGGATGCTGATACCATACAGGATTTCAATAAGTCCGGGCTTGTTCATTTTTTAGCGATTTCCGGGACTCATATTGTTGTCATTTTCGGAATGGTTTATTTCCTCATGATACGATTGGTTCCTTTACGATTCAGAAGTTATACCGTAATTTTTAGTTTGCTGTTTATTTGGCTCTTTTCAGGATTTATAGGGTTCGGAAATTCAGTATTGCGATCCTGTATTATGCTCAGTGTATATTTTATATACGTATTACTTCAGCGAAAACCCGATATGCTTCATTCATTGGCATTATCAGCGTTTATTATTCTTATTTTGGATACTCAGCAGTTGTTTGAGGTAGGATTTCAGCTGAGTTTTATAGCGGTATTAGGAATATTTTGGCTGAATAAGCCGTTACTGGATCATTTTCCGAAACAGGATACCTATTTGAAAAAACTTGTATTTAATACCATTACAATATCTTTGTCTGCTCAGCTGGCAACGCTCCCGCTCGTACTGTATTATTTTCATCAGTTTTCTTTTATCTCTATCATCGCTAATTTTATCGTTGTCCCTTTTTCAGAAGTAATTATTGTCTTTTCTTTCCTAATGACAACCCTCATTGCTATCGGCTTTGACTTTGAATTAATCAATATTCTCTATGATTTTATTATTCAGATCTTGTTAAAAGTTATACACGAATTTGCAGATGTTGATAAATTCTTTTTTGATGATATATCTGTAAATTTAGTTGAGGTGTTGCTGGCCTCAATAATTGTTTATTTACTGAGACCGGCCGTTCATAAATTTGATTTCAGAAACACAATGAATTTAATAATGGCCGTTTTGATGTTTTTTACGGTAAGAGCCGGATATTGCGCTGTTGAAAATCAGAAAGAAGAAATATTACTGCATGATTCTGGAAGAAATAAAGTTTTATCAGTAAAGACGGGTGGTAAGGTATGCTTCTGGATTTCGGATATGGCAGACCGTGACAAGATTTTACGGTTTATTGTTAAACCTTATTGTTCTTCAAGAAGGGTAGATCGTTTTATAATAAAACCACTCCCAGGGTCTGTGCAGAAAGTAGTTTTTAAAGATCAGATTTATGATATAAAATAA